From the genome of Cryptococcus neoformans var. neoformans B-3501A chromosome 1, whole genome shotgun sequence, one region includes:
- a CDS encoding hypothetical protein (Match to ESTs gb|CF188561.1|CF188561, gb|CF185353.1|CF185353; HMMPfam hit to cNMP_binding, Cyclic nucleotide-binding domain, score: 213.9, E(): 2.9e-61), whose amino-acid sequence MSSWTDILNDLNRDIALDNPTDVLQWGADWFQHKLRQERQNSNASTRQAHPGTLAFNATNFGSLPPHTLSPFSEMGPSDSPFGPTARRATVPTESNLSVQPLFSTPFSASSGVLRTDDRSPFSEGGGMPFGNSPFGEKSQSHGAQDDPPVPSYALGRRTSVSAESLVPTSQRAYGPTSGLETTMEEDENTHNLSSGTPVFPKSEEQLARIRQAIKPNFLFRNLDDEQEADVLAAMKEVKMDAGEVVIEQGAAGDFFYIVENGRLDVFVNKEGQVLDLEKGDRQGLGKKVAECSEGSSFGELALMHNAPRAASIISLTPCTLWALDRVSFRTILLDHTSRKRRLYESFLSEVPILASLQPQERAKIADVLESRTYNEGEDVIRQGDAGDEFFLIESGNAMAIKTDEDGNQSVVKHLGQGEYFGELALLNRRTRAATIRAEGPDKLRVAALGEQAFTRLLGPVKDIMARSVSERYGFSTGRGSM is encoded by the exons ATGTCCTCCTGGACCGATATACTCAATGACCTGAACAGGGACATCGCCCTCGACAATCCTACAGATGTCCTTCAGTGGGGCGCAGATTGGTTCCAGCACAAGCTCCGTCAAGAG CGACAAAATTCCAACGCATCCACAAGGCAAGCCCATCCCGGCACTCTGGCCTTCAACGCTACCAACTTTGGTAGTCTTCCGCCACAcactctctctcccttctccgaGATGGGTCCCTCCGACTCGCCTTTCGGCCCCACAGCTCGCAGAGCCACAGTTCCGACAGAATCTAATCTCTCAGTCCAGCCACTGTTCTCCACGCCTTTCAGCGCCTCTTCTGGCGTACTTCGTACTGATGACCGCAGTCCCTTTAGTGAAGGAGGTGGTATGCCATTTGGCAATTCCCCGTTCGGCGAGAAGTCTCAATCGCACGGGGCTCAGGATGATCCGCCCGTGCCTTCATACGCTCTCGGCCGGAGGACGTCTGTCTCTGCTGAGTCTCTCGTTCCGACCAGCCAGAGAGCTTACGGACCTACAAGCGGCTTGGAGACCACcatggaagaggacgaaaaTACGCATAACCTTAGCTCGGGCACTCCTGTATTTCCTAAATCTGAAGAGCAACTTGCCCGCATTCGTCAAGCTATCAAGCCCAACTTTCTTTTCCGCAAtcttgatgatgaacaGGAGGCCGATGTTCTCGCAGCTAtgaaggaggtgaagatggacgCCGGTGAAGTGGTCATCGAGCAAGGTGCTGCCGGTGACTTCTTTTACATCGTTGAGAATGGAAGGTTGGATGTGTTTGTCAACAAGGAAGGGCAGGTGCTTGATCTGGAAAAGGGAGATAGACAGGggttgggaaagaaggttgcAGAGTGTTCCGAGGGGAGCTCGTTTGGGGAGTTAGCGTTGATGCACAA TGCTCCTCGAGCTGCCTCCATAATTTCTCTCACCCCTTGTACTCTATGGGCTCTGGATCGAGTCTCTTTCCGTACAATTCTCCTCGAC CACACATCTCGTAAGCGCCGACTATACGaatcttttctttccgAAGTCCCCATTCTGGCCTCCCTTCAACCCCAAGAACGCGCCAAAATTGCGGATGTTCTCGAATCTCGTACATAcaatgaaggagaagacgtcATTCGTCAGGGCGATGCAGGCGACGAGTTTTTCCTCATCGAGAGTGGTAACGCAATGGCCATTAAGACcgacgaggatggaaaTCAGTCCGTCGTGAAGCACTTGGGTCAGGGAGAGTACTTTGGTG AACTTGCCCTCCTCAATCGTAGGACGCGAGCAGCTACTATACGCGCTGAAGGGCCCGACAAGTTGCGGGTCGCCGCTCTTGGTGAGCAAGCCTTTACTAGGCTACTTGGACCTGTCAAGGACATCATGGCAAGATCTGTCAGTGAGCGTTATGGATTTTCGACAGGGAGGGGCTCCATGTGA
- a CDS encoding hypothetical protein (HMMPfam hit to GTP_cyclohydro2, GTP cyclohydrolase II, score: 233.2, E(): 4.8e-67) has protein sequence MAHSSPTQADLDILSLLTSDQSALGPLPFQSARLKPAPQPVSGKKKLIPRRDSPLDALMISAVLAGSGPITRHHFGHGLAKPGSYSSCDESRPSSPAAPRVILKSIQAPRSERLRMEHEARATFEKGAVDRKSEDELDMTKVLPQQAQAASDWAGKPLSPPTSSVKDPSKRRMSIDPVPLTQTLQRASSSSFNFFHPLVNGAPQPIPGRIQVRCMARTRIPSPHGELFLHLYHNSYDAKEHLAILLDPIQLDAEVRAAAPSSRKEIRSKSLDAVWRDGETEMERIVRGAYTGRLKAGATVSNGGEHEPSGIVGVQDIKPLVRIHSECFTGETIGSMRCDCGEQLDEAIHQIAEPQRIPVPLVAPNSYSGDSFSTSAAFHPETTAYTHVPGRGVVIYLRQEGRGIGLLEKIRAYNLQDLGHDTVTANLMLGHGADERKYDIAAEILRDLGLADEGIRLLTNNPEKVRGLAREGVKVVERVGMTPRSWQCGDDHSHENKDGAKEEKEYEDWRMRRAGVGLIGAGMASGPELEKYLRTKVERMGHIIDIPKNI, from the exons ATGGCTCACTCATCACCCACTCAGGCAGATCTGGACATCTTGTCCCTCCTTACTTCTGACCAGTCTGCCCTCGGCCCTCTACCATTCCAGTCCGCTCGCCTAAAACCCGCCCCACAACCTGTGtcaggaaagaaaaagttAATCCCCCGCAGAGATAGTCCCTTGGATGCTCTTATGATTAGCGCTGTGCTGGCGGGCAGCGGACCCATTACTAGACATCATTTTGGCCATGGCTTGG CCAAGCCGGGCTCATACTCTTCTTGTGACGAGTCGcgcccttcctctcctgcGGCCCCTAGAGTTATTTTGAAGTCGATCCAGGCGCCCAGGTCTGAGAGGCTTCGCATGGAGCACGAGGCAAGGGCTACGTTCGAGAAAGGCGCGGTCGATCGGAAGTCAGAGGACGAATTGGATATGACCAAAGTTCTGCCACAGCAGGCCCAGGCTGCTTCTGATTGGGCAGGCAAGCCTTTATCGCCGCCTACTTCGTCGGTCAAGGACCCTTCAAAACGGAGGATGTCAATAGACCCAGTGCCACTTACTCAAACCCTTCAGCgtgcttcatcatcttcattcaaCTTTTTCCATCCACTTGTAAATGGCGCTCCGCAGCCCATCCCTGGGCGAATACAGGTACGGTGTATGGCTCGTACCCGTATTCCATCACCTCATGGAGAACTCTTTCTGCACCTTTATCACAATTCGTACGATGCGAAAGAACACCTTGCAATTTTATTGGACCCAATACAATTGGACGCCGAGGTGCGAGCCGCTGCCCCTAGTTCCAGGAAAGAGATTAGGAGTAAGAGTCTTGACGCGGTGTGGCGGGATGGGGAAACggaaatggagaggatAGTGAGAGGGGCGTACACGGGACGACTGAAAGCTGGCGCAACTGTGTCTAACGGCGGCGAGCATGAGCCTTCTGGAATTGTAGGTGTGCAAGATATCAAGCCCCTTGTGCGCATTCATTCGGAATGTTTCACTGGCGAGACAATAGGCTCCATGCGCTGTGATTGTGGCGAGCAATTGGATGAAGCGATCCATCAAATTGCCGAACCTCAGCGTATCCCAGTACCCTTGGTCGCTCCCAATTCTTATTCTGGAGATTCGTTCTCTACCTCAGCTGCGTTTCACCCGGAAACGACAGCCTACACTCACGTTCCAGGCCGCGGCGTCGTTATTTACTTGCGCCAGGAAGGCCGTGGCATTGGACTGTTGGAGAAAATTAGGGCGTACAACCTTCAAGACCTGGGACACGACACTGTCACTGCCAATCTCATGTTAGGTCATGGCGCAGATGAGCGCAAATACGATATTGCTGCAGAAATTCTTCGTGATCTTGGACTTGCTGATGAAGGTATCCGTCTCCTCACAAATAACCCGGAAAAGGTTAGGGGTCTTGCGAGGGAGGGGGTAAAAGTGGTAGAAAGGGTGGGCATGACGCCCAGGAGCTGGCAATGTGGGGACGACCATTCGCATGAAAATAAAGATGGAgccaaggaagagaaagaataTGAAGattggaggatgagaagagcTGGTGTAGGGTTGATTGGAGCGGGTATGGCCAGTGGACCAGAGCTGGAAAAGTATCTGAGGACTAAAGTGGAGAGAATGGGACACA TAATTGACATACCCAAAAACATTTGA
- a CDS encoding hypothetical protein (HMMPfam hit to DNA_ligase_A_C, ATP dependent DNA ligase C terminal region, score: 58.0, E(): 2.6e-14; HMMPfam hit to DNA_ligase_A_M, ATP dependent DNA ligase domain, score: 117.8, E(): 2.5e-32; HMMPfam hit to DNA_ligase_A_N, DNA ligase N terminus, score: 194.2, E(): 2.6e-55), whose amino-acid sequence MPADSKVKRGAKPQATPITPPSKKFKQAAVTQQRPISSFFHSPVKSSIKGKEVIIIEDSDSDDYPESSTQAAIAHDGNGDVESSRNHVLQLPEENQISSLSCVKEKDGHGMASTSKVFHERSKTTPNGTAISSRTEGQSDRVHYFSRKSQRTITGDEPVPPSSITTCASEDSVQNIDFDRDPLAFDPSRVIATSWPKGRLPYSILVSVYVQLSSTKSRLAIVRILTNFLHLLMHTSPPDLTPCLYLLSNHLTPSYIHCDLGIGSSILSKSIQEISGLQARDLKHLWQKYGDPGDVAFEAKNKLRTLVQPAPLLAGEVYDKLLEIAKVKGSNSGKIKNELVRKLLIRAKGEEVRFLVRSIVGNLRIGAVRLTLLTALARATTITRLPADLKQSIIPLPRATANDGRNDKRSVITKAPPDVARDSAETLCLDAIRIVRKVYVRHPNYEDLVAGLKEGVESLEDKVPVSVGIPLSPMLGSITRSLNEVFTRLGHLSFTAEAKLDGQRGQLHIRLDGPEGKDDGGGRWVYADNGTKVWVRLFSRHLEDMTDKYPDICHLALDLLSRPLATERPPFPAVSSRPFSRVIDLLHINNITSVVMDTEIVALDKDTGNFRTFQELSNRAKKDVKMEEIKVIVGVFAFDLMVLNDVSLLDVPFSHRRHLLHSLLPPFAPNSNEVGHPVARFTHVEYIDSVHLTDPEAELQAFFERVVEKKCEGLMVKLLENGEGLAGEEATEDSLGQEGGLEVKSEQKNGSKSKRQPLPATYEPDQRSQGWLKVKKDYLEGLGDSLDLVPIGAWWGQGRKAGWWSPILLACHNPDSGALEAVCKCMSGFSDAFYKDLSKRYPAEGMPSKCSKIAPIGFVNTNGLIPDVWFEPSEVWEIKGADITLSPVYPAASSHLGSERGLSVRFPRFIRMRDDKTWEDAMTSDQLADMYRRQIKEGEKTTKN is encoded by the exons ATGCCCGCTGACAGCAAAGTCAAAAGGGGAGCGAAACCACAGGCAACACCCATCACACCGCCCAGTAAGAAATTCAAGCAAGCGGCTGTCACCCAACAACGTCCCatatcctctttttttcactCACCTGTTAAAAGCAGcatcaagggcaaggaggtCATTATCATAGAAGATTCAGATTCAGATGATTATCCTGAGTCCTCAACCCAGGCGGCGATAGCACATGACGGGAATGGTGATGTGGAATCATCCAGAAACCATGTTCTTCAACTACCTGAAGAGAATCAGATAAGCTCCCTCAGCTGTGtaaaggagaaagatggacATGGTATGGCCAGTACTTCAAAAGTTTTTCATGAAAGATCGAAGACAACGCCCAATGGGACGGCTATCTCGTCACGAACGGAAGGACAAAGTGATCGAGTGCACTACTTCTCCCGAAAATCCCAGAGAACAATAACTGGGGACGAACCTGTTCCTCCCTCCAGTATCACTACTTGTGCTTCAGAAGACTCGGTTCAAAATATAGATTTTGATCGCGACCCTCTCGCCTTCGATCCGTCCCGGGTTATAGCAACTTCCTGGCCCAAGGGTCGTTTACCGTACAGTATTCTCGTCAGCGTGTATGTACAGCTCTCCAGTACAAAGTCGCGATTAGCTATCGTACGAATCTTAACAAA CTTCCTTCATTTGCTCATGCACACTTCACCACCTGATTTGACACCTTGCCTTTATCTCCTTTCCAATCACCTTACCCCTTCCTACATCCATTGTGATCTTGGCATTGGATCTTCTATATTGTCCAAAAGTATACAAGAAATTTCGGGCCTTCAAGCTCGCGATCTCAAACACCTATGGCAAAAATATGGCGATCCTGGCGATGTTGCTTTCGAAGCGAAAAACAAACTACGAACTTTGGTGCAACCAGCTCCGCTTTTGGCTGGAGAAGTGTATGATAAGTTGCTGGAAATTGCGAAAGTGAAGGGCAGTAATAGCGggaaaataaaaaatgaGCTAGTCAGAAAGTTGTTGATTCGGGccaaaggagaggaagtcAGATTTCTTGTCCGAAGTATAGTAGGCAACTTGAGG ATAGGTGCCGTCAGGCTG ACCCTTCTGACCGCCTTGGCACGCGCCACCACTATAACACGGCTTCCAGCTGACCTTAAGCAGTCTATAATACCCCTTCCAAGGGCTACAGCCAACGATGGCAGGAATGATAAACGCTCAGTCATTACTAAAGCACCTCCAGACGTTGCCCGCGATTCCGCAGAGACTCTCTGTCTAGATGCCATACGCATAGTACGGAAAGTGTATGTACGACATCCAAATTACGAAGATCTTGTAGCCGGCCTcaaggaaggagttgaAAGTTTGGAGGATAAAGTGCCTGTGAGCGTAGGGATTCCACTGTCTCCCATGCTGGGGTCCATCACAAGATCACTGAACGAGGTGTTCACGAGACTGGGACATCTTTCGTTTACAGCAGAGGCGAAGTTAGATGGTCAGAGAGGACAACTTCATATCAGACTGGATGGCCcggaaggaaaagatgatggaggggGGAGATGGGTTTATGCGGATAATGGTACTAAAGTTTGGGTTAGGCTATTCAGCAG GCACTTGGAAGACATGACCGACAAGTACCCCGATATCTGTCACCTAgctcttgatcttctctcGCGACCCCTTGCAACAGAAAGGCCGCCATTCCCAGCCGTTTCCAGTCGACCATTTTCAAGAGTCATCGATTTACTACACATCAATAATATCACATCAGTGGTTATGGATACCGAGATTGTAGCACTGGACAAGGATACCGGTAACTTTCGAACCTTTCAAGAACTGTCTAACAGAGCGAAAAAAGACGTGAAAATGGAGGAAATTAAAGTTATAGTTGGGGTCTTTGCTTTTGATTTAATGGTGCTCAATGATGTC TCATTACTGGACGTCCCTTTTTCACATCGGAgacatctccttcacaGTCTGCTCCCCCCTTTCGCTCCCAATTCAAATGAAGTTGGACACCCAGTGGCACGTTTCACACATGTCGAATACATTGATTCTGTCCATCTCACTGATCCTGAGGCGGAATTGCAAGCATTCTTCGAGAGGGTTGTGGAAAAAAAGTGCGAAGGCTTGATGGTCAAATTGCTGGAAAACGGGGAAGGCTTGGCTGGGGAAGAGGCGACAGAAGATAGTTTAGGTCAAGAAGGGGGCCTGGAAGTTAAGTCGGAGCAGAAGAATGGGAGTAAGAGTAAGcgtcaacctcttcccGCTACATACGAGCCAGATCAGCGCAGTCAAGGTTGGCTCAAGGTAAAGAAAG ATTATCTAGAAGGGTTAGGGGATTCTCTCGATCTCGTGCCCATTGGCGCGTGGTGGGGTCAGGGCCGTAAAGCGGGTTGGTGGAGTCCTATTCTCTTAGCCTGCCACAATCCTGATAGTGGCGCCCTGGAAGCGGTCTGCAAATGCATGTCCG GGTTTTCTGACGCATTCTACAAAGATCTTAGCAAGCGCTATCCTGCCGAAGGAATGCCGAGTAAATGCAGCAAAATAGCACCTATTGGATTTGTAAATACGAACGGCTTAATACCAGACGTGTGGTTTGAGCCTAGCGAAGTATGGGAGATTAAAGGTGCTGA CATCACCCTCTCTCCGGTCTATCCGGCGGCTTCATCGCATCTTGGATCTGAAAGAGGGTTGAGTGTCCGATTCCCTCGTTTCATACGCATGCGAGACGACAAGACATGGGAGGACGCTATGACAAGTGATCAGCTTGCCGATATGTACAGACGCCAGATAAAAGAAGGCGAGAAGACAACCAAAAACTAG
- a CDS encoding hypothetical protein (HMMPfam hit to WD40, WD domain, G-beta repeat, score: 42.9, E(): 9.2e-10), whose amino-acid sequence MSLSRAKSLANVDTLYSADSIEFCPFEGFQDLLVCGTYQIVEPENGGRRVDADVSDDEQAPKQTQRVGRLLLFQVGHGHQLQELQRIETSAILDIKWSPNPTGEPQLAVADAKGRITVFGLDVETKHLREVQRLDVADETKLCLSLDFSNRRNLLSPSEIITSVSSGSLAHLIPTTSGYVLSSSWSAHDYEPWITAFDIDDPKTVWSGGDDCKLKRWDLREPSRPTFVNKNFEAGVTTITPSPHTPNLLAVGSYDEKLRFFDARSAMEPLLTIPMGGGIWRTRFHPRAERAGDLLVACMHAGFKTVHISQGMTGGDWESDYNMNGSVVKIFEGHSSLAYGADWSRLPMEEGESLVGTCSFYDHTMHLWQA is encoded by the exons ATGTCCCTCTCAAGAG CGAAGTCACTCGCCAATGTTGACACTTTGTATTCGGCGGACTCCATAGAGTTCTGTCCGTTCGAAGGCTTTCAGGATCTTTTGGTTTGTGGTACTTATCAGATAGTGGAGCCGGAAAatggcggaagaagagtggacGCGGATGTTTCGGACGACGAACAGGCTCCAAAGCAAACGCAGAGAGTTGGGAGATTATTACTATTCCAGGTTGGTCACGGACACCAGTT ACAAGAGTTGCAGAGAATTGAGACATCTGCAATACTAGACATCAAATGGTCTCCTAATCCTACGGGAGAGCCACAACTGGCAGTTGCAGATGCAAAAGGGCGCATCACGGTCTTTGGGCTTGATGTGGAGACC AAACATTTGAGGGAAGTGCAAAGATTAGATGTTGCGGACGAGACAAAACTATGCCTGTCGCTTGATTTTTCGAACAGGCGCAATTT GTTGTCACCCTCAGAAATCATAACTTCCGTTTCCAGTGGTTCTCTAGCTCACCTCATTCCCACCACGTCTGGTTATGTGCTTTCTTCGTCTTGGTCAGCGCACGATTATGAGCCTTGGATCACTGCTTTTGATATTGATGATCCGAAGACGGTGTGGTCAG GAGGCGATGACTGCAAGCTGAAACGATGGGATCTAAGAGAACCAAGTAGGCCAACATTCGTCAATAAAAA TTTTGAGGCGGGAGTAACAACAATTACACCTTCACCTCATACACCTAATCTATTGGCTGTTGGCTC GTATGATGAGAAGCTTCGCTTTTTTGATGCTCGCTCGGCTATGGAACCTCTCCTAACCATCCCGATGGGTGGTGGCATCTGGCGGACTCGATTTCACCCACGGGCTGAAAGGGCAGGAGATCTTCTCGTGGCATGTATGCATGCCGGCTTCAAGACTGTGCACATCTCTCAGGGTATGACTGGCGGTGATTGGGAATCAGACTATAACATGAATGGATCAGTGGTGAAGATATTTGAAGGGCATTCGTCTTTAGCATACGGTGCCGACTGGAGTAGGTTGCccatggaagaaggggaaagcCTTGTGGGCACATGTTCATTCTATGATCATACCATGCACCTTTGGCAGGCTTGA